Part of the Pseudomonas sp. ADAK13 genome is shown below.
TTTCGCGCCGGCGGCTGGTGCGGATCCCGAATATTGGTCAGCGCCGCAAAGCGCCCATCGGCCCCAACTCCCAGCCAGGTCCCGCCCGCTTCCTGGTCCCTGCCTGCGTAAACATGGGGCGCATCCAGCCACTGGGCCAACGGCAGGCTGGGCCGGGCATAAAACTCATCACGGTTGGCCGCGACGATCAGCGGTTGGGCGTGGCCCGGCCGCCAGGCGAAAACAATCAGGCACATAAGGCGATCCCTTTGTGTTTTGCCCACTCTACCCATAGAACCCTGTGCTTTGCATCCGTTAACATGCCGGTCTGTTTTCGGGGGCTCCCATGGAATTTCTCCTGTATTTGCTGCTGGGTTCCTGTGCGGGCATGCTCGCCGGGCTGTTTGGCGTGGGCGGCGGGATCATTATTGTGCCGGTGCTGGTGTTCAGTTTCACCTTGCAGGGCTTCGATCCCTCGGTGCTGACCCATCTCGCTGTGGGCACGTCGCTGGCGTCTATTATCTTCACGTCGGTGAATGCGGTGCGCGAGCATCACCGGCGGGGTGCCGTGCGCTGGCCGATCTTTGTGTGGATGGCCGTGGGCATCCTGCTGGGCGCGGGCCTTGGTGCGCTGACCGCCGAGGCGATTTCCGGGCCGCACTTGCAGAAGATCATCGGTGTATTCGCCCTGGTGATCGCCGTGCAGATGACCCTGGAGCTCAAGCCCAAGGCCAGCCGCCAGGTACCGGGCAAGCTTGGCCTGACCCTGGCGGGCGGCGTGATTGGCTGGTCTTCGGCGATTTTCGGCACCGGCGGCGGTTCGTTGACCGTGCCGTTCCTGACCTGGCGCAGTGTGCCGATGCAGCAGGCGGTGGCCACTTCATCGGCCTGCGGCTTGCCGATTGCCCTGGCCAGTGCGTTAAGTTTCATGATTTTGGGCTGGCATGATCCGCTGCTGCCCGATCATAGTCTCGGCTTTGTGTACTTGCCGGCGCTGCTGGGCATTGCCCTGACCAGCATGGTGGCCGCCCGTTTCGGCGCGCGCCTGGCGCACCGGTTGTCGCCGCGCTTGCTCAAGCGGCTGTTCGCCGGGCTGCTGTTTTGTGTGGGGCTGAATTTTTTGCTGTAACGCAGACTTAATCGCGCACCGGCATGGTCCGATGCGCCAAGACTATTGATTTAACGAGGAGTCGCAATGCTGCCTTACCCGCAGATCAACCCGGTGGCCGTGGCCATCGGTCCGCTGCAAATCCACTGGTACGGGTTGATGTACCTGATCGGCATTGGCGGTGCCTGGTTGCTGGCTTCCCGGCGCCTGAACCGTTTCGACCCGACCTGGACCAAGGAGAAACTCTCCGACATGGTGTTCTGGATGTCGATGGGGGTAATCGTCGGCGGACGCCTGGGGTATGTGCTGTTCTACGACCTGCCAGCCTACATCGCCAATCCGACTTTGATCTTCGAGGTGTGGAAGGGCGGCATGGCGTTCCACGGCGGGTTTGTGGGCGTGATGATCGCGGCGTGGTGGTTTGGCCGGCGTAACGGCAAGTCGTTCTTCCAGCTGATGGACTTCGTCGCCCCGTTTGTGCCGATTGGCCTGGGTGCCGGGCGCATTGGTAACTTCATCAACGCCGAATTGTGGGGCAAGCCGAGCGATGTGCCGTGGGCCATGGTGTTCCCGCCGTTCAGCGACCCGGCGCAATTGCCGCGCCACCCGTCGCAGCTGTACCAGTTCGCCCTGGAAGGTGTGGCGCTGTTCCTGATCCTTTATATCTTCTCGCGCAAGCCACGCCCAACCATGGCCGTGTCGGGCATGTTCGCGTTGTTCTACGGGATCTTCCGCTTTATCGTCGAGTTTGTGCGCGTGCCGGATGCGCAGCTGGGCTACCTGGCGTGGGGCTGGGTGACCATGGGTCAGATTCTCAGCCTGCCGATGATCATCGCCGGCCTGGGCCTGCTGTGGTGGGCTTACAATCGCCCGCAAGGCATCAAGAACACCGCGCTTTAAATTCGAACGCCGGGGCCCGAGGGTCCCGGCTTCAACGATACAGGTATACACATGAAGCAATATCTCGAACTACTGAACGATGTCGTGACCAATGGCCTGACCAAGGGCGATCGCACCGGCACCGGCACCAAGGCCGTGTTTGCCCGTCAGTTTCGGCATAGCTTGGCCGACGGCTTCCCGCTGCTGACCACCAAGAAGCTTCACTTCAAAAGCATCGCCAACGAATTGATCTGGATGTTGAGCGGCAACACCAACATCAAGTGGCTGAACGAAAACGGCGTGCGGATCTGGGACGAATGGGCCACCGAAGACGGCGACCTGGGCCCGGTGTACGGCGAGCAGTGGACCGCCTGGCCGACCAAGGATGGCGGCAAGATCAACCAGATCGACTACATGGTCGAGACGTTGAAGACCAACCCCAACAGCCGCCGCATCCTGTTCCACGGCTGGAACGTCGAGTACCTGCCGGACGAGACCAAAAGCCCGCAGCAAAACGCCCGCGACGGCAAGCAGGCCCTGCCGCCTTGCCATTTGCTGTACCAGGCCTTCGTGCATGACGGTCATCTGTCGATGCAGCTGTACATCCGCAGCTCCGACGTATTCCTCGGCCTGCCGTACAACACCGCTGCCCTGGCCTTGCTGACCCATATGCTGGCCCAGCAATGCGACCTGATCCCTCACGAGATCATCGTCACCACGGGCGATACCCACGCCTACAGCAACCATATGGAACAGATCCAGACCCAGCTGGCGCGCACGCCGAAGAAACTGCCGGAGCTGGTGATCAAGCGTAAACCCGAGTCGATCTACGATTACAAATTCGAAGACTTTGAAATCGTGGGCTATGACGCCGACCCAAGCATCAAGGCCGATGTAGCCATCTGATCAATGTGGGAGGGGGCTTGCTCCCGAAAGCGGTGTGTCAGTCGCCGGAAATATG
Proteins encoded:
- a CDS encoding thymidylate synthase, encoding MKQYLELLNDVVTNGLTKGDRTGTGTKAVFARQFRHSLADGFPLLTTKKLHFKSIANELIWMLSGNTNIKWLNENGVRIWDEWATEDGDLGPVYGEQWTAWPTKDGGKINQIDYMVETLKTNPNSRRILFHGWNVEYLPDETKSPQQNARDGKQALPPCHLLYQAFVHDGHLSMQLYIRSSDVFLGLPYNTAALALLTHMLAQQCDLIPHEIIVTTGDTHAYSNHMEQIQTQLARTPKKLPELVIKRKPESIYDYKFEDFEIVGYDADPSIKADVAI
- a CDS encoding sulfite exporter TauE/SafE family protein, translated to MEFLLYLLLGSCAGMLAGLFGVGGGIIIVPVLVFSFTLQGFDPSVLTHLAVGTSLASIIFTSVNAVREHHRRGAVRWPIFVWMAVGILLGAGLGALTAEAISGPHLQKIIGVFALVIAVQMTLELKPKASRQVPGKLGLTLAGGVIGWSSAIFGTGGGSLTVPFLTWRSVPMQQAVATSSACGLPIALASALSFMILGWHDPLLPDHSLGFVYLPALLGIALTSMVAARFGARLAHRLSPRLLKRLFAGLLFCVGLNFLL
- the lgt gene encoding prolipoprotein diacylglyceryl transferase; the encoded protein is MLPYPQINPVAVAIGPLQIHWYGLMYLIGIGGAWLLASRRLNRFDPTWTKEKLSDMVFWMSMGVIVGGRLGYVLFYDLPAYIANPTLIFEVWKGGMAFHGGFVGVMIAAWWFGRRNGKSFFQLMDFVAPFVPIGLGAGRIGNFINAELWGKPSDVPWAMVFPPFSDPAQLPRHPSQLYQFALEGVALFLILYIFSRKPRPTMAVSGMFALFYGIFRFIVEFVRVPDAQLGYLAWGWVTMGQILSLPMIIAGLGLLWWAYNRPQGIKNTAL